Proteins encoded together in one Benincasa hispida cultivar B227 chromosome 1, ASM972705v1, whole genome shotgun sequence window:
- the LOC120090157 gene encoding probable protein phosphatase 2C 8: protein MHSLNKQQLSNSSRNFLRRPDAGMCDPTTMIKTKNARRRRLRVRKLRYKWQRKVHASEVGEGNELGDNGVSESNCDGVLLSEKESDSALDCGVYSEMSIIGRRKEMEDEVRVELGLTAINDEKYNFFAVYDGHGGAQVAQVCRERLHRIVAEEIVARGEMDEAEWGRLMERCFERMDDEVNSGAAAMKTVGSAVVAAVIGNEDVVVANCGDCRAVLARDGIALALSNDHKPGRADELKRIESAGGRVINWNGYRVLGVLATSRSIGDEYLKPFVISKPEVTVTKRTDNDEFLILGSDGLWDVVSNEIACNIVRRCFGGKLKRVSLKVANDSHVAEAAAVLAELAVARGSKDNISVIVVDLRKPNRSSP from the exons ATGCATTCACTGAACAAGCAGCAGCTTAGTAATAGCAGCCGGAACTTCCTCCGACGGCCGGACGCCGGAATGTGCGATCCAACTACTATGATTAAAACCAAGAATGCTCGCCGGAGACGGCTGAGAGTTCGTAAACTGAGGTACAAATGGCAGAGGAAGGTGCACGCGTCAGAGGTAGGTGAGGGAAATGAATTAGGCGATAATGGAGTTTCCGAATCAAATTGTGATGGAGTACTACTCTCTGAGAAGGAATCGGATTCGGCGTTGGATTGTGGAGTGTACAGCGAGATGTCGATTATAGGGCGGAGGAAGGAGATGGAAGATGAAGTGAGAGTGGAATTGGGATTGACGGCGATTAATGATGAGAAGTACAATTTCTTCGCCGTGTACGACGGACACGGCGGCGCTCAGGTGGCGCAGGTGTGCCGTGAGCGGTTGCATCGGATTGTGGCGGAGGAGATTGTGGCTCGGGGAGAGATGGATGAGGCGGAGTGGGGGAGGTTGATGGAGAGGTGCTTTGAGAGAATGGACGACGAAGTGAATAGCGGCGCCGCCGCGATGAAGACGGTCGGCTCGGCGGTTGTTGCGGCGGTCATCGGAAATGAGGACGTGGTGGTGGCCAATTGCGGCGATTGTCGAGCCGTTTTGGCTAGGGATGGAATTGCGTTGGCCTTGTCTAACGATCATAAG CCTGGCAGAGCTGATGAGTTGAAGAGAATTGAATCTGCCGGTGGGAGGGTCATAAACTGGAATGGCTACCGGGTGCTAGGAGTTCTTGCGACTTCAAGATCCATCG GTGATGAATATCTCAAACCATTTGTTATCTCCAAACCAGAAGTGACTGTTACCAAGCGAACTGACAACGATGAGTTCCTCATACTAGGAAGTGATGGCCTGTGGGATGTTGTTTCGAATGAAATTGCCTGCAACATAGTGAGGAGATGTTTTGGAGGCAAATTAAAGAGGGTTTCATTAAAGGTAGCAAACGACAGCCATGTTGCTGAAGCTGCAGCAGTGTTGGCGGAGCTTGCGGTGGCTCGTGGAAGTAAGGACAACATTAGTGTAATAGTAGTAGATTTGAGGAAACCAAACCGTTCCTCTCCATGA